A DNA window from Plectropomus leopardus isolate mb unplaced genomic scaffold, YSFRI_Pleo_2.0 unplaced_scaffold8123, whole genome shotgun sequence contains the following coding sequences:
- the LOC121940250 gene encoding arf-GAP with SH3 domain, ANK repeat and PH domain-containing protein 2-like, with amino-acid sequence MDESEDEMEDKPIPNRREERPVSCFVPSSGPMQPNLAALARDAACLVRDKQRPQVPSMMISNETYGTMLDLNLPPPGPTPPLPPRGPNRGSGHGKSAAMETVGRQRSSSDPPNPQTPERNSSMY; translated from the exons ATGGACGAGAGCGAGGACGAGATGGAGGACAAG CCAATCCCCAACCGCCGCGAGGAGCGTCCGGTCAGCTGCTTCGTGCCGAGCAGCGGCCCCATGCAGCCCAACCTGGCGGCTCTGGCCCGGGACGCCGCCTGCCTGGTTCGGGACAAACAGCGGCCTCAGGTCCCCAGCATGATGATCAGCAACGAGACCTATGGCACCATGCTGGACCTCAACCTGCCGCCGCCGGGACCCACGCCGCCGCTGCCGCCCCGAGGACCCAACCGAG GTTCGGGACACGGTAAATCTGCTGCCATGGAAACGGTGGGGAGACAGCGTTCGTCCTCTGACCCCCCCAACCCTCAGACCCCCGAGAGGAACTCCTCCATGTACG